One region of Alcanivorax sediminis genomic DNA includes:
- a CDS encoding FUSC family protein, with the protein MTINPKLAVVLTPDRRSLVFACKGILSMALALFLAMQLQLERPYWALISAVFLQIRPETGLVIEKGLCQIGGTLVGGVTGLLILAWLLPYPILAITALTLWIGFNAGASAWVRQANFIYGFAMAGITASLIVVIPIANPVATSSIGIFHVATARVSEIILGAVCATLVSNLFWPARVEGLLRSHARNALNQTLAYLELELDPTGTHNRRHQQVDSLLQDIFALSDDSSAVTYEGSQGPGRARAATLICHKTLSLVARIRVIGRLMRYHDDLMTDEMRNLLGVLRASFTAMRETASAEQAMIEAQALRRYLKQARQQQPEEAPPLQRRLFLVARNLTSDLILALEANRALYSAEDMQLRAATLKPYRDWQVAAAVGLRSALVFLIASILWIGTASPMAIMLMIMPVIFTIMFARLPEPDKVLKRATLTSALAGPVALFLTLPLISMANHSFLLLILAMAGPIFVALLAISRKETLPFGLGFCTPFIILVQPGIQMDFDIARVASNALAITLGLFLAFMMFRLITPPNGAGLRRRLIRDTAIDLHTLLGQPANLREEWLNSRMADRLRWLTVCDKALPLHRRHYTDLGLTGLNLGQVSLWIHSRVPSQPSDTLRKAATDWQHALASAFQLSAFGGTDHRFRHASDALLTAMEATPSITHRQRQQIAGAFERIDLTFQRLAERLAPDWQPEDGPAVTQTMA; encoded by the coding sequence ATGACGATTAACCCGAAGCTCGCCGTTGTCCTGACCCCGGACCGGCGTTCGCTGGTCTTCGCCTGCAAGGGCATTCTCAGTATGGCACTGGCCCTGTTTCTGGCCATGCAGCTACAACTTGAGCGCCCTTACTGGGCACTGATTTCCGCAGTGTTCCTGCAGATCCGCCCGGAAACCGGGCTGGTCATCGAAAAAGGTCTCTGCCAGATTGGCGGAACCCTGGTAGGGGGCGTGACCGGTTTGCTGATCCTCGCCTGGCTGCTGCCCTATCCCATTCTGGCCATCACCGCGCTTACCCTGTGGATCGGTTTCAACGCAGGGGCGTCTGCCTGGGTACGCCAGGCCAACTTCATCTACGGGTTTGCCATGGCTGGTATCACCGCCAGCCTGATTGTGGTTATCCCCATTGCCAACCCAGTTGCCACTTCCAGTATCGGCATCTTCCACGTGGCCACAGCCCGGGTCAGCGAGATTATCCTGGGGGCTGTCTGCGCTACCCTGGTCAGCAACCTTTTCTGGCCCGCCAGAGTGGAGGGCCTGCTTCGCAGCCACGCCCGCAATGCATTGAACCAGACACTGGCCTATCTCGAGCTGGAACTGGATCCAACCGGAACCCACAACCGGCGCCACCAGCAAGTGGACAGTCTGTTGCAGGATATTTTTGCCCTCAGCGATGACAGTTCTGCCGTCACCTATGAAGGCAGTCAGGGCCCAGGCCGCGCCAGGGCCGCCACCCTGATCTGTCACAAGACCCTCTCCCTGGTAGCACGAATTCGTGTCATCGGGCGCCTGATGCGCTACCACGATGACCTGATGACCGACGAGATGCGCAACTTGCTGGGCGTGCTGCGTGCCTCATTCACTGCCATGCGGGAAACGGCGTCTGCCGAGCAAGCCATGATTGAGGCCCAGGCCCTGCGCCGTTACCTCAAGCAGGCCCGACAGCAACAGCCCGAGGAGGCGCCGCCCCTGCAGCGAAGACTGTTTCTGGTTGCCCGTAACCTGACCAGCGATTTAATCCTGGCACTGGAAGCCAACCGGGCACTCTACTCAGCGGAAGACATGCAGCTACGTGCGGCCACCCTGAAGCCCTACCGGGACTGGCAAGTTGCCGCAGCCGTGGGATTACGTAGTGCCCTTGTGTTCCTAATTGCCAGTATTCTGTGGATCGGCACAGCCAGCCCCATGGCCATCATGCTGATGATCATGCCGGTTATCTTTACGATCATGTTCGCGCGCCTGCCAGAGCCGGACAAGGTGCTCAAGCGAGCCACGCTGACTTCCGCACTGGCCGGTCCGGTAGCCTTGTTTCTCACCCTGCCCCTTATCTCCATGGCCAACCACAGTTTCCTGCTGCTGATTCTGGCCATGGCAGGCCCGATTTTCGTTGCCTTGCTCGCCATCAGCCGGAAAGAAACACTCCCTTTCGGGTTAGGTTTCTGTACCCCTTTCATTATTCTGGTCCAACCCGGCATCCAGATGGACTTCGATATTGCCCGGGTGGCCAGCAACGCGCTGGCCATCACCCTCGGGTTGTTCCTGGCATTCATGATGTTCCGGCTGATCACGCCGCCCAACGGCGCCGGGCTGCGCCGCAGGCTGATTCGGGATACCGCCATCGACCTGCATACCCTGCTCGGCCAGCCTGCCAACCTGCGTGAGGAGTGGCTCAATTCACGCATGGCGGATCGGCTGCGCTGGCTGACGGTCTGTGACAAGGCGCTACCACTGCACCGGCGCCACTACACCGATCTCGGGCTCACCGGCCTGAACCTGGGGCAGGTTTCACTTTGGATACACAGCCGCGTTCCTTCACAGCCCTCAGATACCCTGCGCAAGGCAGCCACTGACTGGCAGCACGCGCTTGCCTCCGCCTTCCAACTGTCGGCATTTGGTGGCACTGATCACCGCTTCAGACACGCCTCCGATGCCTTGCTGACGGCCATGGAAGCTACCCCATCCATTACCCACCGCCAGCGGCAACAGATTGCCGGCGCGTTTGAGCGAATTGATCTTACCTTCCAGCGGCTGGCTGAGAGACTGGCGCCTGACTGGCAGCCCGAGGATGGGCCCGCGGTAACGCAAACCATGGCCTGA
- a CDS encoding aldehyde dehydrogenase family protein — protein sequence MTIQEQIETGVVVDTNPATGTAVAELSETDLTQLPNIFAKARQAQAIWAAKSFRERARHIQLMREYIVDRADDLARTVSESNGKTLTDALATEVLPCALACKWYANNAEKCLKEKKRPGGSILFFNKRTSVMRVPLGVVGIISPWNYPLSIPFGEIVMGLMAGNAIILKVAAATPAVGRAIEKIIAAGELPEGLFHHVVGSGSKVATGMFDNGVNKLFFTGSVPAGKTLMAQAAQTLTPVSLELGGNDPMIILEDADLERATNGAAWAGFQNAGQSCGGIERIYVVDAVYDEFVDLLARKTRQLRHGVGCKGFDVDIGSLTTAGQLRTVQQHVEDALAKGARIEAQSRPVGNVENGFFFPATVLTQVTDDMLTVCDETFGPVVAVQRVANEEEAIQKANDSHLALTSSVWTRDNKRGRAIGARLQSGVTTVNDHLYSHGLSETPWGGGKESGIGRTHGPEGLEEMTQAKAINWDILPSKRNIFWYPFDEATYNGIKNALYFVFPKSIGQMLGASLKLTPFLVRKMFTRWKT from the coding sequence ATGACCATTCAGGAACAAATCGAAACCGGTGTCGTGGTCGATACCAACCCTGCCACGGGTACTGCCGTGGCCGAACTGAGTGAAACCGACCTCACTCAACTACCCAACATCTTTGCCAAAGCTCGCCAGGCCCAGGCCATCTGGGCGGCCAAATCGTTCCGGGAGCGTGCCCGCCACATTCAATTGATGCGCGAATACATTGTCGACCGCGCGGATGACCTGGCCCGCACGGTCAGCGAAAGTAACGGCAAAACCCTCACCGACGCGCTGGCGACGGAAGTCCTGCCTTGTGCATTGGCCTGCAAATGGTATGCAAATAACGCCGAGAAATGCCTGAAGGAAAAGAAACGCCCTGGCGGCAGCATCCTGTTCTTTAACAAACGGACCAGCGTGATGCGCGTACCGCTGGGCGTTGTGGGTATCATCAGCCCATGGAACTACCCGCTTTCCATCCCGTTCGGCGAGATCGTCATGGGGTTGATGGCGGGTAACGCCATCATCCTGAAAGTGGCCGCAGCGACGCCGGCAGTGGGCCGCGCTATCGAGAAGATCATTGCCGCCGGCGAACTACCCGAAGGGCTGTTCCACCACGTGGTAGGTTCCGGCTCCAAGGTAGCCACCGGCATGTTCGACAATGGCGTCAACAAGCTGTTCTTTACCGGCAGTGTGCCCGCAGGAAAGACCCTTATGGCACAAGCCGCACAGACCCTGACCCCGGTTTCACTGGAGCTGGGCGGTAACGATCCCATGATCATTCTGGAAGATGCCGATCTGGAGCGGGCGACCAATGGAGCCGCCTGGGCAGGTTTCCAGAATGCGGGCCAGAGCTGTGGTGGAATCGAACGTATCTATGTGGTCGATGCGGTTTATGATGAATTTGTAGATTTGCTCGCCCGCAAAACCCGCCAGCTTCGCCACGGTGTCGGCTGCAAGGGGTTCGATGTGGATATCGGCAGCCTCACTACCGCAGGCCAGTTACGTACAGTGCAGCAGCACGTGGAAGACGCCCTGGCCAAGGGCGCCCGGATTGAGGCGCAGTCCCGCCCCGTGGGTAATGTGGAAAATGGCTTCTTCTTCCCCGCGACAGTGCTGACCCAGGTCACCGATGACATGCTCACCGTGTGCGACGAAACTTTTGGCCCCGTCGTTGCGGTACAGCGCGTTGCCAACGAAGAGGAAGCCATTCAGAAGGCCAACGATTCTCATCTGGCACTCACCTCTTCCGTTTGGACCCGTGACAACAAACGTGGCCGTGCTATCGGCGCCCGTTTGCAGTCCGGCGTGACCACCGTCAATGATCACCTGTACAGCCACGGTCTTTCTGAAACCCCGTGGGGGGGTGGTAAGGAGTCCGGTATTGGCCGTACCCATGGCCCTGAAGGGCTGGAAGAAATGACCCAGGCCAAAGCCATTAACTGGGACATCCTGCCTTCCAAGCGGAATATCTTCTGGTACCCGTTCGATGAAGCGACTTACAACGGCATAAAGAATGCACTGTACTTTGTGTTTCCGAAAAGTATCGGACAGATGCTGGGGGCTTCACTGAAGCTGACTCCGTTCCTGGTGAGGAAGATGTTCACTCGCTGGAAAACATAA
- the ccoM gene encoding cytochrome c oxidase subunit CcoM produces MYTDPMVLASLAVIGGIFLFAGCFALFIWLDAGNDEEISDPK; encoded by the coding sequence ATGTACACTGACCCTATGGTTCTTGCCAGCCTTGCCGTCATTGGAGGGATTTTCCTTTTCGCAGGTTGTTTCGCCCTGTTCATATGGCTGGACGCTGGCAACGACGAAGAAATCAGCGACCCAAAGTAG
- a CDS encoding Dyp-type peroxidase, which translates to MSTPQEGIFDRSFQYHLFFEFCLTSGLSDSAVRDLVQRVNALKQAGTPVMLAFGPNLWSRLDNRFSFPPFSLEGHVPATQGDLWIWVQGKSRSDVFDTALQVREAVGDDLAVQLELNGFVYHDMRDLTGFVDGIGNPTGEKAELATFIPDAHPGAGGSWLLTQKWVHNLKAFNTLPVDEQERVIGRTKADAVEFEADKMPPDAHVGRTDVERDGVPQKLWRRSVPYGDTAEHGLYFVAFACELDRHDYLLRRMYGIADDTVKDRLLEFSRPVMSSWWYVPTQDWLDEIS; encoded by the coding sequence GTGTCGACACCGCAAGAGGGTATTTTTGACCGCAGTTTCCAGTACCATCTCTTTTTTGAGTTTTGTCTGACCAGTGGACTTTCAGACAGTGCCGTGCGTGATCTGGTGCAGCGCGTTAATGCGCTGAAGCAGGCAGGCACGCCTGTCATGCTCGCCTTTGGCCCGAACCTGTGGTCGCGGCTGGACAATCGCTTCAGTTTTCCGCCATTTTCCCTGGAAGGTCATGTGCCTGCCACCCAGGGTGACCTGTGGATCTGGGTTCAGGGTAAGAGCCGCAGTGATGTCTTCGACACTGCCCTGCAAGTGCGAGAGGCAGTGGGTGACGACCTGGCGGTTCAGCTGGAACTGAATGGCTTTGTTTACCATGACATGCGTGACCTGACGGGGTTCGTGGATGGCATTGGTAACCCCACAGGGGAAAAGGCAGAGCTGGCCACCTTTATTCCGGATGCTCACCCTGGCGCCGGAGGCAGTTGGCTACTGACTCAGAAGTGGGTGCATAATCTAAAGGCATTCAACACGTTGCCTGTGGACGAGCAAGAGCGGGTTATCGGCCGCACCAAGGCAGACGCCGTGGAGTTCGAGGCCGACAAGATGCCGCCAGATGCGCATGTGGGTCGCACCGATGTGGAACGTGATGGGGTGCCTCAGAAACTGTGGCGTCGTTCAGTGCCGTATGGTGATACCGCGGAACATGGCCTGTACTTCGTGGCATTTGCCTGCGAACTGGATCGTCACGATTACTTGCTGCGTCGCATGTACGGAATCGCGGATGACACCGTCAAGGATCGCCTGCTGGAGTTCTCCCGCCCGGTGATGAGTTCCTGGTGGTATGTGCCGACGCAGGATTGGCTGGACGAGATCAGTTAA
- the plsB gene encoding glycerol-3-phosphate 1-O-acyltransferase PlsB, translating into MNPWLGLDRLAFFLIRIFLRLCTRANVFPAAPDELQLVPNTPVVYVLRDRSASDAAAADQSARQLGLSSALGGLTLGKTRLRHSYFQLYRRQFSNRRQSAPISPPRLEKMVAALRENPEADVQLVPVSVFWGRRPEKESSFWRLLFSDNWSPAGFIKKFFIIITQGRQLYVKFNQPMSLRTLVDQCQTDEQAVRKASRILRVHFRRQREAAIGPDLSHRRTLANTVVEAPSVQETIRAEAKRQETTPEKLEAKARSYVMEIAADYSHTVIRFLELFLNWVWNRLYGGLRVYNMDNLTKVAEDHEVIYVPCHRSHIDYLLLSFLVYRNGLVPPHIAAGINLNLPIVGTILRRGGAFFMRRSFRDNPLYASVFSEYLHTITARGFSIEYFVEGGRSRSGRMLKPRTGMVAMTLRSFLRDSRKPIAFVPVYIGYEKVIESGSYIGELHGEKKQKESVGGLMKSLAVLRSYFGQVHVNFGEPIKLVDFLDEHHKNWRQEGPVNNDSPPWFKHVVEELGQQVVESINAAAVANPVNLLSLALLASPKHTMDIAQLREQLGLYIALLKQAPYSRCAAIANDDAQALIDYGLENDFLDRIQHKLGDVVTTDEQTALQMAYVRNNSVHLFILPGLICSLVMNARAVPREALQGMVQLIYPFLRNEYFLHWQEGDELAKAVDDMLVVLEERQLISREGDKIIGAAIHTHEADMLEHLGQTVMPSLERYYLTIRLLVQYGSGMLTAEQLGELAHQTAQRLSLLYEFNSPEFFDKVVLKNFISQLHGTGLVTTDGAGALVFDRKLESLDDEANRVLSPDISDAIQRVTRVASQI; encoded by the coding sequence ATGAACCCTTGGCTTGGACTGGATCGTCTGGCGTTCTTCCTGATCCGTATTTTTTTGCGGCTGTGCACACGTGCTAACGTGTTTCCCGCCGCCCCTGACGAGTTGCAGCTGGTGCCAAATACTCCAGTGGTATATGTGCTGCGTGATCGGTCAGCCTCTGATGCTGCAGCAGCGGACCAATCTGCACGCCAACTTGGACTGTCGTCAGCCCTTGGCGGGCTCACACTGGGCAAAACCCGCTTGCGTCACAGCTATTTCCAGCTGTACCGCCGTCAGTTCAGCAATCGCCGCCAGAGTGCGCCTATTTCTCCACCGCGCCTTGAAAAAATGGTTGCTGCGTTGCGAGAAAACCCGGAAGCCGATGTTCAGCTGGTGCCGGTTTCCGTTTTCTGGGGCCGCCGGCCTGAGAAGGAGAGTTCCTTCTGGCGTCTGCTGTTTTCGGATAACTGGTCTCCCGCCGGCTTCATCAAGAAATTTTTCATCATTATCACTCAGGGCCGTCAGCTGTATGTGAAGTTCAATCAGCCCATGTCCCTGCGCACCCTGGTGGATCAATGCCAGACTGACGAGCAGGCGGTGCGCAAGGCGTCCCGTATCTTGCGGGTGCATTTCCGTCGCCAGCGCGAAGCCGCCATTGGCCCGGATCTGTCTCACCGCCGCACCCTGGCAAATACCGTGGTGGAAGCCCCCTCCGTTCAGGAGACCATCCGTGCAGAAGCCAAGCGCCAGGAAACCACCCCCGAGAAGCTGGAAGCCAAGGCACGCAGCTATGTAATGGAAATTGCAGCGGATTACTCACACACGGTTATCCGCTTCCTTGAGCTGTTCCTGAACTGGGTATGGAACCGTTTGTACGGTGGGCTGCGTGTCTACAACATGGATAACCTGACCAAGGTCGCCGAAGATCACGAGGTGATCTATGTGCCTTGTCATCGCAGCCATATTGACTACCTGCTGTTGTCGTTCCTGGTATATCGCAATGGGCTGGTACCCCCGCATATTGCAGCCGGCATCAACCTGAATCTTCCGATAGTGGGTACCATTCTGAGACGTGGCGGCGCTTTCTTCATGCGCCGCAGCTTCCGGGACAATCCGCTCTACGCCAGCGTGTTCAGCGAGTACCTGCATACCATCACAGCTCGCGGCTTTTCGATTGAATACTTCGTCGAAGGTGGTCGCAGTCGCAGCGGGCGCATGCTCAAACCCCGCACCGGCATGGTCGCCATGACCCTGCGCAGCTTCCTGCGCGATTCACGCAAGCCGATTGCCTTTGTGCCCGTTTACATTGGCTATGAAAAAGTCATCGAGTCCGGATCGTACATTGGCGAGCTGCACGGCGAGAAGAAACAGAAGGAATCCGTGGGCGGCCTGATGAAATCCCTGGCAGTGCTGCGTAGCTATTTCGGCCAGGTGCATGTGAACTTCGGCGAACCCATCAAGCTGGTGGATTTTCTGGATGAGCACCACAAAAACTGGCGCCAGGAAGGCCCGGTCAACAATGACAGCCCACCGTGGTTCAAGCATGTGGTGGAAGAGCTCGGCCAGCAAGTGGTGGAGTCTATCAATGCGGCTGCGGTAGCCAACCCGGTTAACCTGCTTAGCCTGGCACTGCTTGCCTCGCCCAAACACACCATGGACATCGCCCAGCTGCGCGAACAGCTGGGGCTCTATATCGCCCTGCTCAAGCAAGCGCCGTACAGCCGCTGCGCGGCCATCGCCAATGATGATGCTCAAGCGCTTATTGATTACGGGCTGGAAAACGACTTTCTCGATCGCATCCAGCACAAGCTCGGTGATGTGGTCACCACTGACGAGCAAACAGCCCTGCAAATGGCCTACGTGCGCAATAACAGCGTGCACCTGTTCATTCTGCCCGGCCTGATCTGTTCGCTGGTGATGAACGCCCGTGCGGTTCCGCGGGAAGCGCTGCAAGGGATGGTGCAGCTGATCTACCCGTTCCTGCGTAATGAGTACTTCCTGCACTGGCAAGAAGGCGATGAACTGGCAAAGGCGGTGGATGACATGCTGGTCGTTCTCGAAGAGCGACAGCTGATCAGCCGTGAGGGGGACAAGATTATCGGTGCCGCCATCCACACCCATGAAGCGGATATGCTTGAGCATCTGGGTCAGACTGTCATGCCCTCTCTGGAGCGTTACTATCTGACCATCCGTCTGCTGGTGCAATACGGTTCCGGCATGCTGACCGCCGAGCAGCTGGGCGAGCTGGCCCACCAGACCGCTCAGCGCCTGTCACTGCTGTACGAGTTCAATTCCCCTGAATTTTTCGACAAGGTGGTGCTAAAGAACTTTATTAGCCAGCTCCATGGGACAGGCCTGGTTACCACCGACGGCGCGGGCGCGTTGGTATTTGATCGCAAGCTGGAGTCGCTGGACGATGAAGCCAATCGTGTTCTCAGTCCGGATATCAGCGATGCAATCCAGCGAGTCACCCGGGTGGCAAGCCAGATCTGA
- a CDS encoding outer membrane protein: protein MKSFALMSILLTLSGQLVAGPFVRFGYGYSDFRSQDMSIKHEGYPEITLSNYDPGAADQVLFSAGYFVNPHFRAELALDMGLASEDTDRVTYSRDTSVTGELSAEVYSRIFLVNGYFHFKGERGAGMFDPYMGAGIGLAVNRFEGVSSQIPTTSATVSDSDDTDWAFKLGGGLMYWMTDSFSADLSVSYTNAGSVTTGDKAYLKGVSVPFAEGLELDLETFNYGLAVLYQF from the coding sequence ATGAAGAGTTTTGCGTTGATGAGCATCCTTTTGACGCTGTCCGGCCAGCTTGTCGCTGGACCTTTTGTTCGCTTTGGTTACGGTTACTCTGATTTCCGCAGTCAGGATATGTCGATCAAACATGAAGGGTATCCGGAAATTACACTGAGCAACTATGATCCCGGCGCTGCAGATCAGGTGTTGTTTAGCGCGGGCTATTTCGTCAATCCGCATTTTCGGGCCGAGCTGGCGCTGGACATGGGGCTGGCCAGTGAAGATACCGACAGGGTGACATATAGCCGGGACACCTCTGTGACGGGCGAGCTCTCTGCTGAGGTCTACAGCCGAATTTTTCTGGTCAACGGTTATTTCCATTTCAAGGGCGAGCGCGGTGCAGGCATGTTTGACCCCTACATGGGCGCAGGCATCGGCCTGGCGGTAAATCGCTTTGAGGGGGTCAGCAGTCAGATTCCGACCACCAGCGCAACGGTCAGTGACAGCGATGACACCGACTGGGCATTCAAGTTGGGGGGCGGGTTGATGTACTGGATGACGGACAGTTTCAGTGCGGATCTGTCGGTGTCTTACACCAATGCAGGTTCAGTCACTACGGGTGACAAGGCGTACCTGAAAGGGGTGTCGGTTCCGTTCGCGGAAGGCCTGGAGTTGGATCTGGAAACATTCAACTATGGCCTCGCGGTGCTGTACCAGTTCTGA
- a CDS encoding class I SAM-dependent methyltransferase — protein MSAEVGLLSSCPDGLPGCPVASEAEAEAAGLKLVMGRVGDHLSLWVPGGKETPLSVDFSHGKQGYRLDPERVRHERLVKALGKPKDERYRVVDATAGLGRDAALIAQAGFEVILIERSPLVHALLADGLSRAPGALAERMRLLPCQDSRALQEPHLHAVYLDPMFPSREKSAAVKKDLLWLQWINDYPSLDEEVAMLDWARALTPHRIVVKRPAKAPSLAGCAPGFSQKGKAVRFDVYPMG, from the coding sequence ATGAGCGCAGAGGTAGGGCTGCTCAGCAGTTGCCCGGACGGCTTGCCTGGCTGTCCGGTGGCAAGTGAAGCCGAAGCTGAAGCGGCAGGCCTGAAGCTGGTCATGGGGCGCGTTGGAGATCACCTTAGCCTGTGGGTGCCCGGTGGTAAGGAGACGCCGCTGTCCGTTGACTTTAGCCATGGCAAGCAGGGTTATCGTCTGGATCCCGAGCGGGTGCGCCACGAGCGGCTGGTGAAGGCCTTGGGCAAGCCAAAGGATGAGCGATACCGGGTTGTCGATGCGACGGCAGGGCTGGGGCGTGATGCGGCCTTGATTGCCCAGGCGGGATTCGAGGTGATCCTCATTGAACGTTCCCCCCTGGTTCATGCGCTGCTGGCCGATGGCCTCTCTCGAGCGCCCGGAGCGCTGGCAGAGCGAATGAGGCTGCTGCCCTGCCAGGATAGCCGTGCCCTCCAGGAGCCGCACTTGCATGCGGTATACCTGGATCCCATGTTCCCTTCGCGGGAAAAAAGCGCCGCCGTAAAGAAGGATCTGCTCTGGCTGCAGTGGATCAATGATTACCCATCACTGGATGAAGAGGTGGCCATGCTCGACTGGGCACGGGCGCTGACTCCACACCGCATCGTCGTCAAACGGCCCGCCAAGGCCCCGAGCCTTGCTGGCTGTGCGCCTGGCTTTAGCCAGAAGGGCAAAGCGGTTAGGTTTGATGTCTATCCAATGGGTTAG
- a CDS encoding undecaprenyl-diphosphate phosphatase → MDWFQALILALIQGLTEFLPISSSAHLILPSEVLGWPDQGLAFDVAVHLGTLLAVMTYYRRDIGAMLGGAGQAVAHRRMNEDLRLGLLVVLATIPAVVFGFLGDDWIERELRSALVIAITTLVFGGLLWFADAFGARSRSLTEIGIAGALLVGFAQALALIPGTSRSGITITAALALGFRREEAARFSFLMSIPVILGAGLLKTKDLLELQAPVDWGLMALGAGVSAITAYLTIVFFIRLLERVGMLPFVVYRLVLGIALLAWLA, encoded by the coding sequence ATGGACTGGTTTCAGGCGCTGATTCTGGCGTTGATTCAGGGACTCACCGAATTCTTGCCGATTTCCAGTTCGGCCCATCTCATTCTGCCGTCAGAAGTGTTGGGTTGGCCGGATCAGGGGCTCGCCTTTGATGTGGCGGTGCACCTTGGCACCTTGCTGGCCGTGATGACCTACTATCGACGTGACATCGGCGCCATGCTCGGCGGGGCAGGGCAGGCGGTGGCTCACCGCCGCATGAATGAAGATTTGCGTCTCGGCCTGCTGGTGGTTCTGGCCACGATTCCGGCGGTTGTATTTGGCTTTCTTGGCGATGACTGGATTGAGCGAGAGCTGCGCTCGGCGCTGGTGATTGCCATTACCACCCTGGTTTTTGGTGGGTTGTTGTGGTTTGCCGATGCGTTTGGTGCGCGCTCCCGGTCACTGACCGAAATCGGTATCGCGGGTGCCTTGCTGGTGGGCTTCGCCCAGGCGCTGGCTCTGATTCCGGGTACCTCTCGCAGTGGTATTACCATTACGGCGGCGCTGGCCCTTGGGTTCCGACGGGAAGAAGCAGCACGGTTTTCTTTCCTGATGTCTATCCCGGTGATTCTCGGTGCCGGGCTGTTGAAAACCAAGGATCTGCTGGAGCTGCAGGCGCCCGTTGACTGGGGCTTGATGGCACTGGGCGCAGGGGTCAGCGCCATCACTGCCTATCTCACCATTGTGTTCTTCATCCGCCTGCTGGAGCGCGTGGGCATGCTGCCCTTTGTGGTTTACCGGCTGGTGCTGGGGATTGCCTTGCTGGCATGGCTGGCCTGA
- a CDS encoding acyl-CoA thioesterase yields the protein MNWDLANVHVMEFVVPAESIDVMGHVNNTEYLRFMEQIAWDHTTVLGLGWDLYQKLNRAMVARRTEVDYLAPAFEGEKLVIGTWIVENDERLSITRRYQIIRESDGVTLLRGRTKWVCVALDSGKPRRMPAEFIKGYQITASES from the coding sequence ATGAACTGGGATCTTGCCAATGTCCATGTGATGGAATTTGTGGTGCCTGCTGAGTCCATCGATGTCATGGGCCATGTGAACAACACCGAATACCTGCGTTTCATGGAGCAGATTGCCTGGGATCATACTACGGTGCTGGGGCTGGGCTGGGATCTGTATCAGAAGCTTAATCGCGCCATGGTGGCGCGCCGTACCGAAGTGGATTATCTGGCCCCGGCGTTTGAAGGTGAGAAGCTGGTCATCGGTACCTGGATTGTTGAAAACGATGAGCGTCTCAGTATTACCCGACGATACCAGATCATCCGTGAATCTGACGGCGTGACGTTGTTGCGTGGTCGAACCAAGTGGGTCTGTGTTGCACTCGACTCCGGCAAGCCGCGCCGCATGCCAGCGGAATTTATCAAGGGCTACCAGATCACGGCCTCCGAGTCTTGA
- the tsaB gene encoding tRNA (adenosine(37)-N6)-threonylcarbamoyltransferase complex dimerization subunit type 1 TsaB, whose product MTRILALETAGESCSVALLDDSLPVGQHIRESFEIAPRKQTELALPMVESLLAESGVTLKEVDCLAFGHGPGAFTGVRVAAAVAQGLAFSADLPVVGVSTLAACALSVPPENNAGQVIACFDARMGELYLGAYRIEGEQVATVLPDGLFKPEALPQLDGQWLIAGSGLVYRDALTAAYDASACLPDVHPHAHAVAKLALSAFLRGEAVSADQAQPVYLRDQVIQGAVR is encoded by the coding sequence ATGACCCGAATTCTCGCTCTGGAGACCGCAGGAGAATCCTGCTCCGTCGCCTTGCTGGACGACAGCCTGCCCGTCGGCCAGCACATTCGTGAATCCTTTGAAATTGCGCCTCGTAAACAGACCGAACTGGCGCTGCCCATGGTCGAGTCGTTGTTGGCAGAGTCTGGCGTGACACTGAAAGAGGTGGATTGCCTTGCCTTTGGTCATGGCCCCGGCGCTTTCACCGGCGTGCGGGTGGCGGCGGCGGTTGCGCAGGGTCTGGCATTTTCTGCTGATCTTCCCGTGGTGGGGGTTTCCACGCTGGCGGCTTGTGCGCTGAGCGTGCCCCCGGAGAATAACGCTGGCCAGGTGATTGCCTGTTTTGATGCACGCATGGGAGAGTTGTACCTGGGAGCCTATCGCATCGAGGGTGAGCAGGTGGCGACTGTGCTGCCGGACGGCCTGTTCAAGCCGGAGGCATTGCCGCAACTTGATGGTCAATGGCTGATTGCAGGATCCGGTCTGGTTTACCGTGATGCACTGACGGCCGCTTATGACGCAAGCGCCTGTCTGCCTGACGTCCACCCCCATGCGCATGCTGTTGCGAAGCTGGCATTATCCGCTTTTCTGCGTGGAGAGGCGGTCAGTGCCGACCAGGCTCAGCCAGTGTATCTGCGTGATCAGGTTATTCAGGGAGCGGTGCGATGA